The following proteins are co-located in the Pyricularia oryzae 70-15 chromosome 1, whole genome shotgun sequence genome:
- a CDS encoding phosphatidate cytidylyltransferase — protein sequence MLHHPVAQTQAILRHQQAVFDATATSPRASRKDKYLAAEASTWPLTLFQRARALAGLIALPPLPPFALDVIDGETTGAMPSTRRLPTTRVISPSPTPSEIDAQSPSATSTSQDTSYFAPVTRSAARKRLATPQPVEEHINEDEEENNPDLRRARTRSRSPMDHQRIKPLSSTSTSNSKSKTSSGSKQASTVNGQINGNGKSVEPNGHLKPAAAMSTWDTWRETWSRSPSPLGLIPIHRHWRTFVHKHEVPRKLLHVSIGFLVVWLYLSGTQASSVTPWLMALLVPITAVDLLRHHHSGFNRLYVKVLGALMRESEFAGYNGVIFYLLGAWTVLYFFPKDVGVVGTLLLSWCDTAASTFGRLYGAYTPRIRRGKSLAGSTAAFIVGVATAGAFWGWLRPTYGPFQGDDAFMFTGSLALPQAVCEAVGVSREAATITGPLALGVMSLWSGFVASASEVVDVFGWDDNLTIPVLSGAFIWGFLKVFG from the coding sequence ACAAGCCGTGTTTGACGCAACCGCCACATCCCCTCGCGCTTCGAGGAAAGACAAATATCTCGCGGCCGAAGCGTCCACCTGGCCGCTTACACTCTTCCAACGAGCCCGTGCTTTAGCGGGTCTCATTGCGCTACCCCCGCTCCCGCCCTTTGCCCTCGACGTCATCGACGGCGAGACCACCGGAGCCATGCCGTCGACGCGCAGGTTACCGACCACTCGCGTCATATCGCCGAGCCCTACGCCCTCCGAAATAGATGCGCAATCGCCTTCTGCGACTTCAACGTCGCAAGACACATCATACTTTGCGCCCGTCACGAGGTCCGCAGCTCGTAAGCGGTTAGCTACGCCGCAACCGGTGGAGGAGCATATCAacgaggatgaagaagagaaCAACCCGGATCTTCGGCGGGCTCGAACAAGAAGTCGCAGTCCGATGGACCACCAGCGTATCAAACCTTTGAGCTCAACCAGCACCTCAAACTCGAAATCAAAGacgagcagcggcagcaaacAGGCGTCGACGGTAAATGGTCAAATCAATGgcaatggcaaatcagttgaACCCAATGGCCATCTCAAGCCCGCAGCCGCCATGTCAACGTGGGACACCTGGCGTGAGACATGGAGCCGCAGCCCGAGCCCTTTGGGTCTGATTCCTATTCATCGTCATTGGCGAACTTTTGTTCACAAGCACGAAGTACCGCGCAAGCTTCTGCATGTCTCCATCGGCTTCCTAGTCGTATGGCTCTACCTGTCTGGGACGCAGGCATCATCGGTAACGCCGTGGTTGATGGCCCTTTTGGTCCCCATCACAGCTGTCGACCTGCTGCGCCATCACCATTCTGGCTTCAACAGGTTGTACGTCAAGGTCCTCGGCGCATTGATGCGTGAGTCCGAGTTCGCGGGCTACAATGGTGTCATTTTCTACCTTTTGGGCGCCTGGACAGTGCTTTACTTCTTCCCCAAGGACGTTGGTGTGGTGGGTACTTTGCTGCTGAGCTGGTGTGACACGGCAGCGTCCACATTTGGCCGACTGTACGGCGCCTACACCCCGCGAATCCGCCGCGGCAAGTCTCTTGCTGGGTCCACAGCTGCTTTCATCGTCGGTGTGGCCACGGCCGGTGCGTTTTGGGGTTGGCTGAGGCCGACATATGGCCCATTCCAGGGCGACGACGCCTTCATGTTCACCGGGTCGCTGGCGCTTCCGCAGGCTGTTTGCGAGGCCGTTGGTGTGTCGCGCGAGGCAGCTACCATTACAGGACCGCTAGCCCTTGGCGTCATGAGTTTGTGGTCTGGGTTCGTAGCCTCCGCTAGTGAGGTTGTGGATGTTTTTGGATGGGATGACAACCTTACCATTCCAGTCTTGTCAGGTGCTTTCATTTGGGGCTTTTTGAAGGTATTTGGGTGA